The following coding sequences lie in one Funiculus sociatus GB2-C1 genomic window:
- a CDS encoding metallophosphoesterase encodes MPLKRRHFLVLSTLSGFGLAFLAKALRSQRATSAVSFNLAAEPATPESTLGTPLLRFVSVADTGTGAKGQYAVAAAMSRYQQLKPFNLAILAGDNIYNNGEIEKIVDVFERPYQVLLQQGVKFQAVLGNHDIRTDNGDPQVNYPAFNMQGRRYYTFRRNPVHFFALDTNNNADWKAQLTWLEQELSSSDAPWKIVVGHHQIYSSGEYGVNEPFIETLTPLFQKYRVQLYINGHDHNYERTKPINGTTYLTCGAGAGVRKVGRSEWTAHSVSELSFAALDVFADKIVISGIGTNNRVFDKGVIPLQSA; translated from the coding sequence ATGCCCCTTAAACGCCGTCACTTTCTAGTTTTAAGCACCCTCAGTGGTTTCGGTCTAGCTTTTCTGGCAAAGGCACTCCGCAGTCAAAGGGCTACGAGTGCTGTCTCCTTCAATCTTGCCGCCGAACCAGCAACGCCTGAGTCAACGCTAGGAACCCCGCTACTACGCTTTGTGTCGGTGGCAGACACAGGAACTGGTGCAAAAGGTCAATATGCTGTAGCAGCAGCCATGAGTCGTTATCAGCAGCTAAAGCCCTTTAATTTGGCAATCCTGGCTGGTGACAACATCTACAACAATGGTGAAATTGAGAAAATTGTTGATGTTTTTGAGCGCCCTTATCAAGTTTTATTGCAACAGGGTGTCAAATTTCAAGCTGTTCTAGGCAACCACGACATCCGCACAGATAACGGCGACCCTCAAGTTAATTATCCAGCCTTTAATATGCAGGGGCGACGTTACTACACATTTCGGCGCAACCCAGTACATTTTTTTGCTCTAGATACCAATAATAATGCTGACTGGAAGGCTCAACTAACTTGGTTAGAACAAGAACTCAGCAGCAGCGATGCGCCTTGGAAAATCGTTGTTGGTCATCATCAGATTTACTCATCTGGTGAATACGGAGTAAACGAACCTTTTATCGAAACACTAACTCCGCTTTTCCAAAAATACCGTGTGCAACTTTACATCAACGGTCACGACCACAACTATGAGCGCACAAAGCCTATTAACGGTACTACTTATCTAACTTGTGGTGCTGGCGCAGGAGTTCGTAAAGTCGGACGTTCAGAATGGACGGCGCATTCTGTCAGCGAGTTGAGTTTTGCTGCATTGGATGTGTTTGCAGACAAAATAGTAATTAGCGGCATCGGCACCAATAACCGCGTTTTTGACAAAGGTGTTATTCCACTGCAATCAGCTTAA